Proteins encoded within one genomic window of Arachis ipaensis cultivar K30076 chromosome B08, Araip1.1, whole genome shotgun sequence:
- the LOC107611868 gene encoding cyclin-U1-1 — translation MLTGGEYTNHGRQLQPETCQTELNLPRVLCVLSSTLEKLVARNEKLVHELSQEVDGSIRIGKSLNAFHGVRAPSISIPKYLERIYKYTNCSPSCFVVGYVYIDRLTHLHPDSLVISLNIHRLLVTSVMIASKMLDDEHYNNAVYARVGGVSNAELNKLELELLFLLDFGVMVSSRVFESYCLHLEKEMVVNGTGLIKVERALASPKAMLMDERDHNHLNHEPEILVEDDNNSNQSSPLPQILDSELTFS, via the exons ATGTTAACAGGGGGCGAATACACAAACCACGGCCGGCAGCTTCAGCCGGAGACATGCCAGACCGAGCTAAACCTGCCCAGAGTACTATGCGTCCTGTCTTCGACGTTAGAGAAGCTGGTGGCTCGAAACGAAAAGCTGGTGCATGAACTGAGCCAGGAGGTAGATGGCTCCATAAGAATAGGGAAGAGCTTGAATGCATTCCATGGTGTAAGGGCCCCAAGCATAAGCATACCAAAGTACTTAGAGAGGATATACAAGTACACTAATTGCAGCCCTTCTTGTTTTGTGGTTGGCTATGTCTACATTGATAGGCTCACACACCTGCACCCTGATTCTCTTGTcatatccttgaacatccacagATTGCTAGTTACCAGTGTCATGATTGCTTCCAAGATGCTCGATGATGA GCATTACAACAATGCAGTATATGCAAGAGTAGGAGGAGTAAGCAATGCAGAATTAAACAAGCTTGAATTGGAGCtactctttctcttggattttgGAGTGATGGTAAGCTCAAGAGTATTTGAGAGCTATTGCTTGCACTTGGAGAAAGAGATGGTGGTCAATGGCACTGGCCTCATCAAGGTTGAAAGGGCATTGGCATCACCAAAGGCTATGCTAATGGATGAACGTGACCATAACCATCTTAACCATGAGCCTGAAATATTAGTTGAAGATgacaacaacagcaaccaaagtTCTCCTCTACCTCAAATTCTGGATAGTGAACTCACTTTTTCTTAG